The Methanohalophilus levihalophilus genome has a segment encoding these proteins:
- a CDS encoding O-acetyl-ADP-ribose deacetylase has translation MAHPKIEVIKGDIVEQHVDAIVNAANNSLLGGGGVDGAIHKAAGPQLLEECRALGGCETGEAKVTRGYNLPAKWVIHTVGPIWKDGKHGEDELLKQCYTNSLNLAVKNEIKTIAFPSISTGVYHFPVTRAAKIAIKAIHNFLLHSNEIENVMIVCYNNEAFESYMKSLEQALNSIPKRKE, from the coding sequence ATGGCACATCCAAAAATCGAAGTGATAAAGGGAGACATCGTGGAGCAGCATGTTGACGCAATTGTGAACGCTGCAAACAACAGCCTTCTTGGGGGAGGTGGTGTTGACGGTGCAATTCACAAGGCTGCAGGGCCACAGCTTTTAGAAGAATGTCGAGCTTTGGGAGGATGTGAAACCGGAGAAGCAAAGGTAACCAGAGGTTACAATCTTCCTGCGAAATGGGTTATTCATACTGTAGGACCTATCTGGAAAGACGGGAAACACGGGGAAGATGAATTGCTGAAACAATGTTACACAAATTCCCTCAATCTTGCTGTGAAAAACGAGATAAAGACTATTGCATTTCCGTCAATTAGTACCGGTGTTTATCATTTTCCAGTAACAAGAGCTGCAAAAATTGCAATAAAAGCAATTCACAATTTCTTATTACATAGTAATGAAATAGAGAATGTAATGATTGTTTGTTACAACAATGAGGCCTTTGAAAGCTATATGAAATCATTGGAACAAGCTCTGAATAGCATTCCAAAGAGGAAAGAATAA
- a CDS encoding metallophosphoesterase: MIGIISDTHDHLNAAEEAIEILNKNELTAVLHAGDLVSPFMARAFSKLEPELYMVSGNNDGDKMTIKTLFEEFGTNICGDFASIEIENRKIALLHGTDELIIDSLAKSGNFDLVVRGHTHETSIKKIGKSLIINPGECCGVLSGKRTLAFWDPETNEAEIVEF, translated from the coding sequence ATGATTGGTATAATCTCAGACACTCACGACCATCTCAATGCTGCAGAAGAAGCAATTGAAATCCTCAATAAAAACGAGTTAACTGCTGTACTGCATGCCGGAGATCTTGTATCCCCTTTCATGGCCCGTGCATTCAGCAAACTGGAACCTGAATTATACATGGTTTCCGGGAATAATGATGGAGATAAAATGACCATAAAAACATTGTTCGAGGAATTCGGCACTAATATATGCGGGGATTTTGCATCAATTGAAATTGAAAACCGAAAAATAGCACTTCTTCACGGAACCGATGAACTCATCATTGACTCTCTTGCAAAATCGGGAAACTTCGATCTTGTTGTACGTGGACATACACACGAAACATCGATTAAGAAAATTGGAAAAAGCCTGATAATCAATCCAGGAGAATGTTGTGGTGTCCTCAGCGGAAAAAGAACACTTGCCTTTTGGGATCCGGAGACAAATGAAGCTGAAATTGTAGAGTTCTGA
- a CDS encoding symporter small accessory protein, whose protein sequence is MLGIDDPYIWSAYILCIVSAIGCAVYGILKWNEEEEDE, encoded by the coding sequence ATGCTTGGCATAGATGATCCGTACATTTGGAGTGCTTACATTCTTTGCATCGTTAGTGCAATAGGATGTGCAGTATACGGTATTTTAAAATGGAACGAAGAAGAGGAGGATGAATAA
- a CDS encoding sodium:solute symporter family protein, with product MAVSTPLLGVIVLIYLMVVFWCGWLAYKRTKEVDDYMVAGRNVHPVILALSYGAAFISTSAIVGFGGAAGVLGMGLLWLAVMNIIVGIFIAFVFFGSRTRRMGVNLKAVTFPELLGKRFQSRFIQGFSGAVIGLFMPLYAGIVLIGGARFVETTLGINYDIAVLILAIIVAAYVITGGLLAVMYTDALQGGLMFIGMAILLALTYIKLGGISEAHLALTNMASLVPDSLAAGGHTGWTSMPAFGSPIWWTLVSTLILGVGIGVLAQPQLAVRFMTVDSKKSLNRAVLVGGPFILMMTGVAFVVGSLSNVYFFQQDGLIAIAAAGGNQDLVIPEYINSAMPDMFVIVFMVTLLAAAMSTMSSQYHTMGSAIGHDFYREFLKKGNAGKTITMTRLGISVTIIASVILAYILPISIIARATAIFFGICAAAFLPMYAGALFWKRMTREGAIASLLVGTFSSLFWLAFVHAKEAVPLGISQALFGVDTILTGTWTVVDPILVATPLSAIVAIGVSLMTKPTPEEHLDLCYKGQK from the coding sequence ATGGCTGTCAGTACCCCCCTGCTGGGAGTTATCGTCCTGATCTACCTCATGGTTGTTTTCTGGTGTGGTTGGCTCGCTTACAAGCGTACCAAAGAAGTAGATGACTACATGGTTGCGGGAAGAAACGTACACCCGGTCATATTAGCCCTTTCATACGGCGCGGCTTTCATCAGCACATCCGCAATTGTAGGTTTTGGCGGTGCTGCCGGTGTCCTTGGAATGGGACTTTTGTGGCTCGCTGTTATGAATATCATCGTAGGAATCTTTATCGCTTTTGTATTCTTTGGCTCCAGAACCAGACGCATGGGAGTTAACCTTAAGGCAGTCACTTTCCCGGAACTCCTTGGAAAACGTTTCCAGTCACGCTTCATACAGGGTTTTTCAGGAGCAGTAATTGGCCTGTTCATGCCCCTGTATGCAGGAATTGTCCTTATTGGAGGAGCAAGATTTGTTGAAACCACTCTTGGAATCAATTATGACATTGCAGTATTAATCCTCGCGATTATTGTTGCAGCTTACGTTATCACAGGAGGCCTGCTCGCTGTAATGTATACCGATGCATTGCAGGGAGGATTAATGTTCATAGGAATGGCGATTCTTCTGGCACTTACATACATTAAGCTTGGAGGCATTTCCGAAGCCCATCTGGCTCTAACCAATATGGCAAGCCTTGTTCCAGATAGTCTGGCTGCCGGAGGACATACCGGCTGGACTTCGATGCCTGCATTTGGTTCGCCGATCTGGTGGACATTGGTTTCCACCCTGATTCTGGGAGTAGGAATTGGTGTGCTTGCACAGCCACAACTTGCAGTTAGGTTCATGACAGTGGACAGCAAAAAATCCCTGAACAGGGCAGTGCTTGTTGGCGGTCCTTTCATTCTTATGATGACAGGTGTTGCTTTTGTTGTTGGTTCACTTTCCAACGTCTACTTCTTCCAACAGGATGGGCTCATTGCAATCGCTGCAGCCGGTGGAAATCAGGATCTGGTTATTCCGGAATACATCAATAGCGCAATGCCGGACATGTTTGTAATAGTGTTCATGGTAACCCTGCTTGCAGCAGCAATGTCAACCATGAGTTCACAATATCACACAATGGGAAGCGCAATTGGTCATGACTTCTATCGCGAATTCCTGAAGAAAGGCAACGCCGGAAAAACCATTACCATGACAAGGCTTGGAATTTCCGTTACCATTATTGCAAGTGTAATTCTCGCATACATCCTGCCTATCAGCATAATTGCAAGGGCAACAGCTATCTTCTTTGGAATCTGCGCAGCAGCATTCCTTCCAATGTATGCAGGTGCATTGTTCTGGAAGAGGATGACAAGAGAAGGTGCCATTGCAAGTCTTCTGGTAGGTACTTTCAGCAGTCTCTTCTGGCTGGCATTTGTCCACGCAAAAGAAGCTGTACCACTGGGAATTTCACAGGCGCTCTTCGGTGTTGATACAATTCTCACCGGAACCTGGACAGTAGTAGATCCAATACTGGTAGCTACTCCACTCTCAGCAATCGTAGCAATCGGTGTAAGCCTCATGACAAAACCTACTCCTGAGGAACATCTCGACTTGTGCTACAAGGGGCAAAAGTAA
- a CDS encoding symporter small accessory protein: MLGIDDPYIWSAYILCIASAIGCAVYGLLKWNEEEEE, encoded by the coding sequence ATGCTAGGTATTGACGATCCGTATATCTGGAGTGCATATATCCTCTGCATCGCGAGTGCAATCGGATGTGCAGTGTATGGTCTTTTGAAATGGAACGAAGAGGAGGAAGAATAA